In one window of Frigoriglobus tundricola DNA:
- the tnpB gene encoding IS66 family insertion sequence element accessory protein TnpB (TnpB, as the term is used for proteins encoded by IS66 family insertion elements, is considered an accessory protein, since TnpC, encoded by a neighboring gene, is a DDE family transposase.), which translates to MLSIPPSVKLWFAGGVDLRLGFDGLSNLVRTQLSADPLSGHLFVFTNRSADRLKVLYWGGHGLCLWCSRLEAGRYHFPEATAAGLELSAAQFAMILDGIDVSHVRRFKRFTSAPAPSRAT; encoded by the coding sequence GTGCTGAGCATCCCGCCGAGTGTGAAGTTGTGGTTCGCCGGCGGGGTGGACCTGCGGCTCGGATTCGACGGCTTGTCCAACCTGGTCCGCACCCAGCTCTCCGCTGATCCGTTGAGCGGGCACCTGTTCGTGTTCACCAACCGGTCCGCCGATCGGTTGAAGGTGCTGTACTGGGGCGGGCACGGGCTGTGCCTGTGGTGCTCGCGGCTCGAAGCCGGGCGGTATCATTTCCCCGAAGCCACGGCCGCCGGGCTCGAACTGTCGGCCGCTCAGTTCGCCATGATCCTCGACGGCATCGACGTGTCCCACGTCCGGCGGTTCAAGCGGTTCACATCCGCCCCGGCACCCTCTCGCGCTACTTGA
- the tnpA gene encoding IS66 family insertion sequence element accessory protein TnpA — MSDSSTRSYCDAATRRWVERLERFAAGHHTVAAFCAAEGVSLSNFYLWRRRLTRPVPAPGAPAITVVPIRVAPPPTPALPIELALPSGTVVRFPAQTRPELIVAVLRGVEERPC; from the coding sequence GTGTCCGACTCGTCTACCCGTTCCTATTGTGATGCCGCCACCCGGCGGTGGGTCGAACGCCTCGAACGGTTCGCGGCCGGTCATCACACCGTCGCCGCGTTCTGCGCCGCCGAAGGGGTGTCCCTGTCCAACTTCTACCTGTGGCGGCGCCGGCTCACCCGTCCCGTCCCGGCGCCCGGCGCTCCCGCGATCACCGTCGTGCCCATTCGCGTCGCACCGCCTCCTACCCCCGCGCTTCCGATCGAACTGGCTCTGCCGTCCGGGACTGTCGTCCGGTTCCCCGCCCAGACCCGCCCCGAACTGATCGTCGCCGTCCTCCGAGGCGTGGAGGAACGCCCGTGCTGA
- a CDS encoding phage head closure protein: MPGQLGKKTRIGRLRQFVTIQSPTTTPAAFRGKVTAWANLEADVRAEVIATGGREIFQSGTTQAQYTHRVRMRYRTDVNSTCRLLWQDTGITLNIVACPPTVGAENLLELWCIVEEGT, from the coding sequence ATGCCCGGACAACTCGGCAAGAAGACCCGCATCGGCCGGCTGCGGCAGTTCGTGACCATTCAATCGCCGACGACGACCCCCGCCGCGTTCCGCGGCAAGGTCACGGCATGGGCCAACCTGGAAGCCGACGTGCGGGCCGAGGTGATCGCGACCGGCGGGCGCGAAATCTTCCAGTCGGGCACCACGCAGGCGCAGTACACGCACCGCGTGCGGATGCGGTACCGCACCGACGTGAACTCCACGTGCCGGCTGCTGTGGCAGGACACCGGGATCACACTGAACATCGTGGCGTGTCCGCCGACGGTCGGCGCTGAGAACCTTTTAGAACTGTGGTGCATCGTGGAGGAGGGCACGTGA
- a CDS encoding head-tail connector protein, giving the protein MSYGLTLTTPPAAEPLTLAQAKAHLNVSPGVTADDDLITDLIRAAREQTELETGRRWMTQTLTMSWHTFPYRDDPGMKFASDYWPGMVPGYYPVLILPYEPVQSIVSLTYFDPNGVPQTLTEGTDFLTWLDHSPPLAYPYPGKLWPFTQTSRLGAVSCQFVAGYASADQVPARVRSAMKLAIGYWYEHRGDSDDPTELGLPLGAVRLLRSLHTGYYS; this is encoded by the coding sequence ATGTCGTACGGGCTGACGCTGACAACACCCCCCGCCGCGGAACCGCTCACCCTGGCTCAGGCCAAGGCGCACCTCAACGTCTCGCCCGGGGTGACGGCCGACGACGACCTGATTACCGATCTGATTCGGGCCGCGCGCGAGCAGACCGAGCTTGAGACGGGCCGGCGGTGGATGACGCAGACGCTCACGATGTCCTGGCACACGTTCCCGTACCGCGACGATCCGGGGATGAAGTTCGCCTCCGACTACTGGCCGGGAATGGTGCCGGGCTACTACCCGGTGCTGATCCTGCCCTACGAGCCCGTGCAGTCCATCGTGTCGCTGACGTACTTCGACCCGAACGGCGTGCCGCAGACGCTCACCGAGGGCACCGACTTCCTGACGTGGCTCGATCACTCGCCCCCGCTCGCGTACCCGTACCCGGGCAAGCTCTGGCCGTTCACGCAGACCTCGCGCCTCGGCGCCGTGTCGTGCCAGTTCGTCGCGGGCTACGCCAGCGCCGATCAGGTGCCGGCACGGGTGCGGAGCGCGATGAAGCTCGCCATCGGCTACTGGTACGAACACCGCGGCGACTCCGACGACCCGACCGAACTCGGGTTGCCGCTCGGCGCCGTCCGCTTGTTGCGGTCGCTGCACACCGGCTACTACTCGTGA
- a CDS encoding phage major capsid protein — protein sequence MPLTVKQLAEQRAPIGAEIRKMADTLEGAKTDFTPEERSKWEKLNADFNALTRQLEVARRSEEIGAELGGSGEERRTKPGLEDTPRRGGKAGRDGKPGAEEVRALAFQAWCRKQHGFDLSDAHRRACKLAGMNPNRRALNIGLPRRPVKEAPAQKRSLSATVGAAGGYTVPQGFVYNLERALKAYNGMREVADTMRTESGNSMPWPTTNDTNNMGERIGETTTVSTQDVAFNQVVFGAWKYSSKMVQVPAELLEDSAFNLADEISSMLGERLGRVQELDFTQGTGIGQPQGVLTGAQLGVTAASDTAIAADEILNLIHSVDPAYRRDPSFRIMFHDQILLVIRKLKDNYGRYLFEEGQNGAPDRLKGVMIQINQNMPSVLAAGNKTMAVGAMRKYKIRDINQIRMKRLEERYADSDQVAFIAFMRSDGKVLDAGTGPIKYYVHP from the coding sequence ATGCCTCTGACCGTTAAGCAGTTGGCGGAACAGCGCGCGCCCATCGGTGCCGAAATCCGCAAGATGGCGGACACCCTCGAAGGGGCCAAGACCGACTTCACCCCGGAAGAGCGGTCGAAGTGGGAGAAGCTCAACGCCGACTTCAACGCGCTGACGCGGCAACTGGAAGTCGCCCGGCGGTCCGAGGAGATCGGCGCCGAGTTGGGCGGGTCCGGTGAGGAGCGGCGGACCAAGCCCGGCCTCGAAGACACCCCGCGCCGGGGCGGCAAGGCGGGGCGCGACGGCAAGCCCGGCGCCGAGGAGGTGCGCGCCCTCGCGTTCCAGGCGTGGTGCCGGAAGCAGCACGGCTTCGACCTCTCCGACGCGCACCGGCGGGCGTGCAAGCTCGCGGGCATGAACCCGAACCGCCGGGCGCTCAACATCGGCCTGCCGCGCCGGCCGGTGAAGGAGGCGCCGGCCCAGAAGCGGTCGCTGTCCGCCACCGTGGGCGCCGCCGGCGGGTACACCGTCCCGCAGGGCTTCGTTTACAACCTGGAGCGCGCGCTGAAGGCGTACAACGGCATGCGCGAGGTGGCGGACACGATGCGGACCGAGTCCGGCAACTCGATGCCGTGGCCGACGACGAACGACACCAACAACATGGGCGAGCGGATCGGGGAGACCACGACCGTCAGTACGCAAGACGTGGCCTTCAATCAGGTGGTGTTCGGCGCGTGGAAGTATTCGAGCAAGATGGTGCAGGTGCCCGCCGAACTGCTCGAAGACAGCGCGTTCAACCTGGCGGACGAAATCTCTTCGATGCTCGGGGAGCGCCTCGGCCGCGTGCAGGAACTCGACTTCACGCAGGGCACCGGCATCGGGCAACCGCAGGGCGTGTTGACCGGCGCGCAACTCGGCGTGACGGCCGCGAGCGACACCGCGATCGCGGCCGATGAGATCCTGAACCTGATCCACTCGGTCGATCCCGCGTACCGCCGCGACCCGTCGTTCCGGATCATGTTCCACGACCAGATTCTGTTGGTCATCCGCAAGCTGAAGGACAACTACGGCCGCTACCTGTTCGAGGAGGGGCAGAACGGCGCCCCGGACCGGCTCAAGGGCGTCATGATCCAGATCAACCAGAACATGCCGAGCGTTCTGGCCGCGGGCAACAAGACGATGGCGGTCGGCGCCATGCGGAAGTACAAGATCCGCGACATCAACCAGATCCGCATGAAGCGGCTCGAAGAGCGCTACGCCGACTCGGATCAGGTCGCGTTCATCGCCTTCATGCGGTCGGACGGCAAGGTTCTGGACGCGGGCACCGGCCCCATCAAGTACTACGTCCACCCGTAA